One genomic region from Cinclus cinclus chromosome 22, bCinCin1.1, whole genome shotgun sequence encodes:
- the SPATA22 gene encoding spermatogenesis-associated protein 22 yields MKRSLADTSARSTAGCLPVPLFNQKKRTRQPITSNPLKNEPSTGSGTCSYDFSSSSFGWGTANPEVDELQKAANSGQAEHPMAPSLMKPPNASKFNLANAGKNLSACRNRNEYTPLGHTANSRSDNGTSRKFENFSSSLKTVQQQKHPGGHSPFQLIKTDTSKGQWPVKPNTVARSLQDHSPAYKFNYNTQQNKINENRFGCVPEEKSQEISLSQVKTKIKKNSLRILSAVIQSVKHWSQYAYKTSLLFEVLGTLDSAVTPGAKGAKNFLLRDGKETLPCVFYEIDRELPRLIRGRVHRCMGTYDAKRNIFKCVSVRPATAQEQNTFQDFVKIADVEMTAYVKTINEM; encoded by the exons atgaaaaggagTTTAGCTGACACCTCAGCTCGCAGCACAGCAG gttGTCTGCCTGTACCACTGttcaatcagaaaaaaagaactagACAGCCCATCACTTCAAATCCACTTAAAAATGAACCAAGTACTGGTTCTGGGACTTGTAGTTACGACTTCTCCTCCTCATCCTTTG GCTGGGGAACTGCAAACCCAGAAGTGGATGAACTACAGAAAGCAGCAAACAGTGG CCAAGCAGAACATCCGATGGCTCCTTCCCTTATGAAACCACCAAATGCATCAAAGTTTAATTTAGCAAATGCTGGGAAAAACTTGTCTGCCTGCAG GAACAGAAATGAATATACTCCTTTAGGTCACACAGCAAATTCAAGATCTGATAATGGAACTTCTCGAAAGTTTGAGAACTTTTCAAGCAGTTTGAAAACTGTCCAGCAGCAAAAACACCCTGGTGGTCATAGCCCATTCCAGCTCATCAAAACAGACACATCCAAAGGACAGTGGCCAGTGAAACCCAACACTGTGGCAAGAAGTCTGCAGGATCATAGCCCAGCATATAAATTTAACTACAATactcagcaaaataaaattaatgaaaaccGATTTGGTTGTGTCCCAGAAGAGAAAAGTCAG GAAATTTCATTATCTCAAgtgaaaactaaaataaaaaagaattctTTGCGAATCCTGTCTGCAGTCATTCAAAGTGTGAAGCACTGGAGCCAATATGCCTATAAAACCTCACTGTTATTTGAAGTTCTAG GCACACTGGATTCTGCAGTCACACCTGGAGCAAAAGGGGCAAAGAACTTTCTTCTGAGAGATGGAAAGGAGACCCTGCCTTGCGTGTTTTATGAAATT GACCGTGAGCTTCCACGACTCATTAGAGGTCGAGTGCACAGGTGCATGGGAACTTATGATGcaaaaaggaacattttcaaGTGCGTCTCTGTAAGACCAGCAACTGCTCAAGAACAGAACACTTTCCAAGACTTTGTTAAAATTGCAGATGTTGAGATGACAGCATATGTAAAAACcataaatgaaatgtaa
- the ASPA gene encoding aspartoacylase, translating to MSSPCARVRRVGLFGGTHGNELSGVLLVRHWQQDGAEIQRAAVEVKPFLTNPRAVERCTRYIDCDLNRVFDPESLGRPVVEDIPYEVRRAQEINHIFGPKGSDDAYDLIFDLHNTTSNMGGTIILENSRDDFTIQMVHYIKNALAPEPCPVLLIEHPSLKYATTRSVAKHPVGVEVGPQPQGVARADVLDKMRKIVKHGLDFVQLFNEGKEFPPCTIEVFKIMEKVDYPRNKNGEITAIIHPKLQDQDWQPLKNGDPVFLTLDGEVIPYQGNCTVYPTFINEAAYYEKKQAFVKTEKIKLTAKHLRLSVSEQSTS from the exons ATGAGTTCCCCGTGTGCTCGGGTGAGACGGGTGGGGCTCTTTGGGGGCACTCACGGCAATGAATTATCGGGGGTGCTCCTGgtcaggcactggcagcaggatggagccgagatccagagagcagcagtggaGGTGAAACCATTCCTCACCAACCCCAGAGCTGTGGAGAGGTGCACCAGGTACATTGACTGTGATCTCAACCGGGTTTTTGACCCCGAGAGTCTTGG CAGGCCAGTGGTGGAAGATATTCCATATGAAGTGAGGAGGGCTCAGGAAATCAATCATATATTTGGTCCCAAAGGTAGTGATGATGCCTATGACCTTATTTTTGACCTTCACAACACCACTTCTAACATGGGTGGTACCATTATTCTTGAAAACTCCAGGGATGACTTTACaattcaaatggttcattatatCAAG AACGCTCTGGCTCCAGAACCTTGTCCTGTTCTGCTGATTGAACATCCCAGCCTGAAATATGCAACAACTCGGTCTGTGGCAAAACATCCTGTTG GTGTCGAGGTGGGGCCCCAGCCACAAGGTGTTGCTAGAGCTGATGTTTTGGACAAAATGAGGAAGATTGTCAAACATGGCCTGGATTTTGTGCAACTTTTTAATGAAG GCAAGGAATTTCCACCGTGCACAATcgaggtttttaaaataatggagaAAGTAGATTATCCCAGGAATAAGAATGGTGAAATTACTGCAATAATTCATCCTAAACTACAG GATCAAGACTGGCAGCCACTGAAGAATGGTGATCCTGTATTTTTGACTCTTGATGGAGAAGTAATTCCATATCAGGGGAACTGTACAGTCTATCCTACATTCATTAATGAAGCTGCATATTATGAAAAGAAACAAGCTTTtgtgaaaacagagaaaattaaactCACTGCAAAACACCTCAGGTTGTCAGTCTCAGAGCAGAGCACTTCTTAA